From one Paenibacillus sp. FSL K6-1330 genomic stretch:
- a CDS encoding extracellular solute-binding protein, with product MKRIWSKGVSALLVSIMVGGLLISCTNSSGNGDNGEGAEGENSYKLKILHNWNGSNGSDAMTPVEEVIKEKTGVTLEWEYTKGSETEKVNQIFATQDLPDIYTGPAWGGELDGIIKAAKEGQLVDISDKLKDYPNLSKSIAEENVPPALYEKAIDAYEGKKYLMLQNQPATNEDGMDWLYGFYVRKDIAEKVGVDPQSVVTKDDFYNFLKKIKDANLQENGQPVFPLGGFSNGWAVGIGNTMFYSGASYVDKGDGTVERDFFTKGYEEYTLFYRKLVEEGLLDPEAFTQTDPIAKEKINQGRIAILAAHYPAILDASKEYAASHPGSEYIPLGPLERADVEPDRPVDLGIQGNNVTAITKNCKGACVDAALKFLDFMASDEGFMLARYGVQGVHWDMKDGKPVANQEWFDKFSTDTNMKLRKNEGISIGLESLTGLDRINSVAGGDIWAEQERLDAMENARKILRPNGIHVITAYNPGDVITKAPEWEMLKPSMDRMGDAWKEAVFAKSDEAAMSIINELREQLRKTGYEKAMQFTNENLKGKDVVTVQMPN from the coding sequence TTGAAGAGGATTTGGTCGAAAGGCGTATCCGCATTGCTCGTGTCCATCATGGTTGGAGGTTTGCTGATCAGCTGCACGAATTCATCAGGGAACGGAGATAACGGAGAAGGGGCAGAAGGAGAGAATTCATACAAACTCAAAATACTGCACAATTGGAATGGTTCAAACGGTTCGGATGCCATGACGCCCGTGGAGGAAGTCATCAAGGAGAAAACCGGCGTTACTCTCGAATGGGAATATACGAAAGGCAGTGAGACGGAGAAGGTAAACCAGATCTTCGCCACGCAGGATTTGCCGGATATTTATACAGGGCCAGCCTGGGGCGGAGAATTGGATGGCATCATTAAGGCAGCTAAAGAGGGACAATTGGTGGATATATCGGACAAGCTAAAGGATTATCCGAACCTGTCCAAATCCATCGCGGAAGAAAATGTGCCGCCGGCATTATATGAGAAAGCGATTGATGCTTACGAAGGCAAAAAATATTTGATGCTGCAAAATCAGCCGGCCACAAACGAAGACGGCATGGATTGGCTCTATGGCTTCTACGTGCGCAAAGACATCGCCGAGAAAGTTGGCGTCGATCCGCAATCCGTTGTCACGAAGGACGATTTCTACAACTTCCTCAAAAAAATCAAGGATGCCAACCTGCAAGAGAACGGCCAGCCGGTCTTTCCGCTGGGCGGTTTCAGTAACGGCTGGGCTGTTGGCATCGGTAACACCATGTTCTACTCGGGTGCAAGCTATGTAGACAAGGGCGATGGCACGGTTGAGCGTGACTTTTTTACTAAAGGCTATGAAGAATACACCCTGTTTTATCGGAAGCTGGTTGAAGAAGGGCTGCTGGACCCGGAAGCCTTTACCCAGACAGACCCGATCGCCAAGGAAAAAATCAACCAAGGCCGCATCGCCATCCTCGCCGCACACTATCCGGCCATTCTGGATGCCTCCAAGGAGTATGCCGCTTCGCATCCTGGAAGCGAGTACATTCCTCTAGGCCCATTGGAGCGCGCTGACGTCGAGCCGGACAGGCCGGTTGATCTCGGAATCCAAGGCAACAACGTGACGGCGATCACGAAGAACTGTAAAGGCGCTTGCGTTGACGCAGCGCTGAAGTTCCTGGACTTCATGGCCTCGGACGAAGGCTTCATGCTGGCCAGATATGGAGTTCAGGGCGTTCACTGGGACATGAAAGATGGCAAGCCGGTTGCCAACCAGGAATGGTTTGACAAATTCAGCACGGACACCAACATGAAGCTGCGCAAGAACGAAGGCATCAGCATCGGCCTGGAATCACTAACGGGTCTTGATCGCATCAATTCGGTAGCTGGCGGAGACATCTGGGCCGAACAGGAACGGCTTGACGCCATGGAGAATGCCCGCAAAATCCTCCGACCGAACGGCATTCACGTGATTACCGCCTATAACCCGGGCGATGTTATCACGAAGGCGCCGGAATGGGAAATGCTGAAGCCATCGATGGATCGAATGGGGGATGCCTGGAAGGAAGCGGTATTCGCCAAATCGGATGAAGCGGCGATGAGCATCATTAATGAACTACGAGAACAGCTCCGCAAGACCGGATATGAGAAAGCGATGCAGTTCACGAACGAAAATCTGAAGGGGAAAGACGTGGTAACCGTTCAGATGCCGAACTGA
- a CDS encoding carbohydrate ABC transporter permease, translated as MKRKWSLFSVFNYTVLAIIGFSMIYPFIYILAYSLNDGKDSMMGAIYFLPRKFTLENYAQVFDNARIWKAYQITLMRTVLGTFLHVVLSTLMAYALSKKTLPGRSFFTFYIFLPTIFSAGFIPFFITLQKLHLINSFWVYVLPMLFNFMHIVIIRTFLQGIPEELEESARIDGYGDFQIFVRIILPLSGPVLATISLFIGVAHWNDWFSGAYYVSNKDLIPVQTLLQEMLTEAEALSNSMQRAAQQGGQTIGGTSGAGATPESLRMALLVITVFPILCIYPFLQRYFVKGVMIGSVKG; from the coding sequence ATGAAACGTAAATGGTCTTTATTCTCGGTGTTCAATTATACCGTTCTCGCTATCATCGGATTTTCCATGATCTATCCGTTTATTTACATTTTGGCGTATTCCCTTAACGACGGAAAGGATTCGATGATGGGGGCGATTTATTTTTTGCCCCGTAAATTCACGCTGGAGAACTACGCGCAGGTATTCGATAATGCCCGCATCTGGAAGGCGTACCAAATTACGCTCATGCGCACCGTGCTGGGGACATTCCTTCATGTTGTGCTGAGTACGCTCATGGCCTATGCACTTTCCAAAAAGACATTGCCGGGCCGCTCTTTTTTCACCTTTTACATCTTTTTGCCGACGATTTTCAGTGCCGGGTTCATTCCGTTCTTCATCACGCTGCAAAAACTGCATCTGATCAACAGCTTCTGGGTGTATGTTCTGCCGATGCTGTTCAATTTCATGCACATCGTCATTATCCGAACCTTTCTGCAAGGCATACCCGAAGAACTGGAAGAGTCTGCTCGCATTGACGGGTATGGCGATTTTCAAATCTTCGTGCGGATTATACTGCCGCTTTCGGGACCGGTGCTTGCCACCATCTCCCTGTTCATCGGGGTGGCCCATTGGAATGATTGGTTCTCAGGTGCTTACTACGTATCCAACAAAGACTTGATCCCGGTGCAGACCCTCTTGCAAGAAATGCTTACGGAAGCTGAGGCACTGTCCAATTCGATGCAGCGAGCCGCGCAGCAGGGCGGGCAGACGATTGGCGGAACCAGCGGCGCTGGTGCTACTCCGGAATCACTCCGGATGGCCTTGCTTGTCATTACGGTCTTTCCGATCTTGTGCATTTATCCGTTCTTACAACGATATTTCGTAAAGGGGGTTATGATCGGTTCGGTTAAAGGTTAG
- a CDS encoding GntR family transcriptional regulator, translating into MSANDRIPLYQQIQDYIRHVIAAENMKPGDRIPTEKELMDQFHVSKITVANALTGLANEKLIARVPGKGSFVAEEADFSPAGQSSTTLLRGRDGKLATGMIGVIMPTIHDYFAIRLIEGIQEALNHEGYRSMIMLTDGKLEKEKDAIKELKALGAEGLLIFPVDEENYNEEILGMKLSGFPFVLIDRYLPGVETHYIAADGRRGTRLAVEHLWELGHRDIAICSDSPLQTVTVQERIEGYIDALKDKGALINPAHMITDFKPLSVLKDAEAHPLYRYIRNRMVTAYISLNGRLGVQIYQMAKQAGLNVPEDVSIVSFDDPTSIVEEFSIFTHVKQFEWDMGYQAAGKLLEVLRGHGEVKSYSKLLIEPELVIRQTSSHVPQT; encoded by the coding sequence ATGAGTGCAAACGATCGAATTCCGTTGTATCAGCAAATCCAGGACTATATCCGACACGTCATAGCAGCAGAAAATATGAAGCCAGGTGACCGCATTCCGACAGAAAAGGAGCTGATGGATCAGTTTCATGTCAGTAAAATAACCGTTGCCAATGCCCTAACCGGATTAGCGAATGAGAAATTGATTGCCCGTGTGCCGGGTAAAGGCAGTTTTGTAGCAGAGGAGGCTGACTTCTCACCTGCTGGCCAGTCATCGACAACGCTGCTTAGGGGAAGAGACGGGAAACTGGCCACGGGCATGATTGGCGTGATTATGCCCACCATCCATGATTATTTCGCGATCAGACTCATTGAGGGAATCCAAGAGGCACTGAATCACGAAGGTTATCGCAGCATGATCATGTTGACCGATGGCAAGCTGGAGAAAGAAAAGGATGCCATCAAAGAGCTGAAGGCTCTCGGAGCCGAAGGGCTGTTGATTTTCCCGGTCGACGAGGAGAACTACAACGAGGAAATACTGGGTATGAAGCTATCCGGTTTTCCTTTTGTGCTGATCGATCGGTATTTACCTGGGGTCGAGACCCACTATATTGCCGCCGATGGAAGGCGGGGTACGAGACTTGCCGTTGAACATCTATGGGAGCTTGGACACCGGGACATCGCCATATGCTCGGATTCTCCCCTTCAAACCGTCACGGTTCAGGAGCGGATCGAAGGTTACATTGATGCTTTAAAAGACAAAGGCGCATTAATCAATCCGGCGCATATGATTACGGATTTCAAACCGCTGAGCGTGCTCAAGGATGCCGAAGCTCATCCACTGTACCGGTATATCCGAAACCGCATGGTTACCGCCTATATTTCGCTGAATGGGAGATTGGGCGTACAAATCTATCAAATGGCCAAGCAAGCGGGGCTTAACGTGCCGGAAGACGTTTCGATCGTCAGCTTCGACGATCCGACTTCCATCGTGGAGGAATTCAGCATATTTACCCATGTGAAGCAGTTTGAATGGGATATGGGATATCAAGCAGCCGGAAAACTGCTCGAAGTATTGCGCGGTCATGGAGAAGTGAAGAGTTACAGCAAATTGCTGATTGAGCCTGAGCTTGTGATCCGCCAAACGTCGAGTCATGTTCCACAAACTTAA
- a CDS encoding glycoside hydrolase family 38 C-terminal domain-containing protein: MPYEPIRPERLKQMLNHLREAIYEPVAELEVTAWVTPEPVSFMDRMKGTQMTLVHGKRWGSLWDCAWFRFTGSLPENSRKEDLVLLLDINGELCLVDPEGSPVQGLTTVNSEFDFSLGLPGKRVVQLHDMYLNGSDIEVWADAGNNDLFGKYQGGTLKEAVIANCREDIRALYYDVEVLLEAAEQLHAGTARKERIYQALYDVSLQLTDFSPELVNQVKKQLDKQLSLQGGDPVLTISAVGHAHIDLAWLWPIRETIRKGARTFSTALRMMERYPEYVFGASQPQLYDWMKLHYPALYEQIKERVREGRWEPQGAMWVESDTNVPGGESLVRQILYGKRYFQQEFGLEMKSLWMPDVFGYSASLPQLLKKSGVDYMMTQKLSWSEYNRHPHHSFLWEGIDGSAVLTHMPPEDTYNSPAAPRSIAKAEREYLDKNVSSHALMLFGIGDGGGGPGEEHLERLAREKNLLGLSPVIQEPSWKFFERLNEERESFQTWRGELYLEKHQGTLTSQARSKRYNRKMEKALRELEFASVLAAQLGRTYPSETLETIWKEVLLYQFHDILPGSSIKRVYDESLVRYEELLSQTEAMIADTYRYLAEHISHDAEASPGTVVFNSLPWERREWLHANGQWHNVLVPSMGYVIISDVADPGTEDEVASGIEMLLEKPEAELDITVSERTLENDKLIVKFDQNGGILSILDKAVAREVIQQGQSGNDLRVYHDEGDAWDFRHDYSANPGKPLNLLHIQELRDGPRNGLVFEYAYGESTLTQTVVLTEGSRRIDFETAVDWRENGKMLRTSFPVNIRTDQVQCEIQFGSLSRPTHRNTMWDFAKDEICAHQWVDLSEPDYGVALLNDCKYGHRAIHNVLDLHLLRSSSYPDPDADRAAHRFTYSLYPHQGSHVQAEIYRRGNELNIPLRTVSLPSMPNQETGELPSSQAFLRPDHANIMVESVKKAEDGDDIMVRLYETSGTHAGTTLHFGFEVVEAWTTDLMENILTALPIDKTSNTIALSFTPFEIITLRLRFR, encoded by the coding sequence ATGCCATACGAACCGATAAGGCCGGAACGATTAAAACAAATGTTAAACCATCTTCGGGAAGCGATATATGAGCCGGTTGCCGAGTTGGAAGTGACTGCATGGGTTACGCCCGAGCCCGTATCGTTCATGGATCGAATGAAGGGCACGCAAATGACGCTTGTCCATGGCAAGCGATGGGGGAGCCTGTGGGACTGTGCCTGGTTCCGATTTACCGGCAGCCTTCCGGAAAATAGCCGTAAGGAAGACCTCGTTCTCTTACTCGACATCAACGGCGAGTTGTGCCTGGTGGATCCGGAAGGATCGCCGGTCCAGGGATTGACTACCGTGAATTCGGAATTCGATTTTTCATTAGGACTCCCCGGCAAGCGTGTTGTCCAGCTTCATGACATGTACCTGAACGGATCTGACATTGAAGTATGGGCAGATGCGGGCAATAACGATCTCTTCGGCAAATATCAGGGAGGAACCTTGAAAGAGGCTGTCATCGCGAACTGCCGGGAAGATATTCGAGCCCTTTATTACGATGTCGAAGTGCTCTTGGAAGCTGCCGAGCAGCTCCATGCTGGAACCGCGCGCAAAGAAAGAATCTATCAGGCGCTCTATGACGTTTCATTGCAGCTTACGGATTTCTCGCCGGAACTGGTGAATCAAGTGAAGAAGCAATTGGATAAACAATTAAGCTTGCAGGGGGGCGATCCGGTCTTAACGATCAGCGCGGTGGGTCATGCGCATATCGATTTGGCTTGGTTGTGGCCGATCCGCGAAACGATCCGGAAAGGCGCCAGAACGTTCTCTACCGCGCTTCGCATGATGGAACGCTATCCGGAGTATGTATTTGGCGCAAGCCAGCCCCAGCTATACGACTGGATGAAGTTGCATTATCCCGCGTTATATGAACAGATCAAGGAGCGGGTACGTGAGGGCAGATGGGAACCGCAAGGTGCCATGTGGGTGGAGTCGGATACCAATGTGCCGGGCGGTGAATCCTTGGTACGCCAGATCCTGTACGGTAAGCGATATTTTCAGCAGGAATTCGGCTTGGAGATGAAATCGCTCTGGATGCCGGACGTATTCGGTTACTCCGCAAGCCTGCCACAGCTGCTCAAGAAGTCGGGCGTGGATTATATGATGACCCAGAAGCTTTCCTGGAGCGAGTATAACCGGCACCCTCACCATTCCTTTCTGTGGGAAGGGATTGATGGCTCCGCTGTATTAACGCATATGCCGCCTGAAGATACATACAACAGCCCGGCAGCCCCTCGTTCCATCGCCAAAGCGGAGCGGGAATATTTAGATAAAAATGTATCCAGCCATGCCCTGATGCTCTTCGGCATTGGAGACGGCGGTGGGGGTCCTGGTGAAGAGCATTTGGAGCGGCTGGCACGCGAGAAGAACCTGCTTGGTCTGTCCCCTGTCATACAGGAGCCCTCGTGGAAGTTCTTTGAGCGATTGAATGAAGAACGCGAGTCGTTCCAGACATGGCGCGGTGAACTTTATCTGGAAAAGCATCAAGGCACTCTGACCAGTCAGGCGCGAAGCAAGCGGTACAACCGGAAGATGGAGAAAGCGCTGCGTGAGTTGGAGTTCGCTTCCGTGCTGGCTGCCCAGTTAGGCAGGACATACCCGTCCGAGACGCTGGAGACGATCTGGAAAGAAGTCCTGCTGTATCAGTTCCACGACATTCTTCCGGGCTCTTCAATAAAGCGGGTATACGATGAGTCGTTAGTGCGGTATGAAGAGCTGCTATCCCAAACGGAAGCGATGATTGCCGATACCTATCGCTATTTGGCAGAACACATTTCACACGATGCCGAAGCTTCTCCCGGGACGGTCGTTTTCAATTCGCTGCCTTGGGAACGCCGGGAGTGGCTGCACGCGAATGGACAATGGCATAACGTGTTGGTTCCATCGATGGGCTACGTCATCATATCAGATGTCGCCGATCCTGGAACCGAAGATGAAGTGGCATCTGGCATTGAAATGCTTCTAGAAAAACCGGAAGCGGAATTAGACATTACAGTTTCGGAACGAACCCTGGAGAACGATAAATTGATCGTGAAATTTGATCAAAACGGAGGCATTCTATCGATCTTGGATAAGGCGGTAGCTCGTGAAGTCATTCAGCAAGGCCAATCGGGTAACGATCTTCGTGTGTATCATGACGAAGGAGATGCATGGGATTTCCGTCATGACTATTCAGCGAATCCGGGCAAGCCGTTAAATCTCCTTCATATTCAGGAGCTACGGGACGGACCGCGAAACGGGCTGGTTTTCGAATACGCTTATGGTGAATCTACGCTGACGCAGACCGTTGTACTGACGGAGGGAAGCCGGCGCATCGATTTCGAGACGGCCGTCGATTGGAGAGAGAATGGCAAGATGCTAAGAACCTCGTTCCCGGTCAATATACGCACGGATCAGGTTCAATGCGAGATTCAGTTCGGCAGCTTGAGCAGGCCGACTCACCGCAATACGATGTGGGATTTTGCGAAGGACGAGATTTGTGCTCATCAATGGGTTGACTTATCGGAGCCGGATTATGGTGTCGCGCTGCTCAATGATTGCAAATATGGCCATCGGGCGATCCATAACGTGCTGGATCTGCATTTGCTCCGCAGCAGCTCTTATCCGGATCCGGATGCGGACCGAGCGGCGCACCGATTCACATATTCGTTATATCCGCATCAAGGGAGCCATGTGCAAGCCGAAATCTATCGACGAGGCAATGAGCTGAATATCCCGCTTCGTACGGTGTCCTTGCCTTCCATGCCTAATCAAGAGACAGGAGAGCTACCGTCATCTCAAGCATTTCTGAGACCGGATCATGCGAACATTATGGTGGAATCCGTCAAGAAAGCCGAGGATGGCGACGACATCATGGTTCGTCTGTACGAAACTTCGGGAACACATGCGGGCACGACACTCCATTTCGGATTTGAAGTGGTCGAAGCCTGGACTACGGATCTGATGGAAAACATCCTTACCGCACTGCCGATTGACAAAACATCCAACACAATTGCGCTTTCCTTCACGCCGTTTGAAATCATCACGCTGCGTTTGAGATTCCGTTAA
- a CDS encoding GxGYxYP domain-containing protein: MARRVTILCLAILCAFSLTTGAAYASGTNAQSAQPNGSKNRELPNFKKPKHLDVADIYNAPGDIKLLLGTLQGIVNREEPRIYLIESQEEGKLTWLADIKVPYTLHEDYWDVFSAYRSEVKGMIVYDPKVPDTINVATTLAGLKNAVVASPDLAAQLSKAPHNLKILDDLRGKFNNRLDAYTWQYEHLWKQTTHQMLIGLDPDTAIRIPSGMPESFVTIAEEKQQVRDASNRDTYNLDLSSLLGESAVYLRFDDAFTQDGWGPAVHEVTVKADDKEIARFIAGTPEEDSYLYDRQNSKFSEGQGGHRFADNGSYFVYEFTPPAGTQKLTAEVDMWNQYKVSAGNIRPPSAEQQEPYGYLRDYAVANKAMVFWLDSNVPEQKALFEKIMSDVKPGTPYLGWFSNDVEGEFSSVEIASRYGVYVLAADWFSNLTVFSGTKPDFKLAKTPPRPALENKIYVTYTFTEGDNFQYNQHRMRVMWDDPARGKVPINWTSSPLLYEGAPAILNYYQNTATENDLLIAGPSGAGYFYPSPWPDASFRAFLQQTERYMRKTGMTIPYVLNRVDSENVPLSPDKAKAYEEEYNVPGLFISYEDKYGIEIIGDSLPVSTIRGISTVQDGLQVLNEAKANWDGKSPLFVSLGMLAWSMTPSDALALTEQLGADFKVVRADHYFSLIRESYNLPNKK; encoded by the coding sequence ATGGCTCGTAGAGTCACGATTCTCTGTTTAGCTATCCTATGCGCTTTTTCATTAACGACCGGCGCAGCTTACGCTTCGGGAACGAATGCACAGTCAGCGCAACCTAACGGCTCCAAGAACCGCGAACTGCCAAACTTCAAGAAGCCTAAGCATCTGGATGTCGCAGATATTTATAATGCGCCAGGTGACATTAAATTGTTGTTAGGGACTTTGCAGGGAATCGTTAACAGGGAAGAGCCCCGAATCTATTTGATTGAATCCCAGGAAGAAGGGAAATTAACCTGGCTTGCGGATATAAAGGTGCCTTACACGCTTCATGAAGATTATTGGGACGTGTTCTCCGCTTATCGGAGCGAGGTTAAAGGCATGATTGTATATGATCCAAAAGTTCCTGATACGATTAATGTCGCCACCACGCTCGCAGGTTTGAAGAATGCGGTCGTTGCCAGTCCGGATCTGGCCGCCCAATTGTCCAAAGCCCCGCATAATTTGAAGATCCTAGACGATCTTCGCGGCAAATTCAATAACCGGCTTGATGCTTACACCTGGCAATATGAGCATCTGTGGAAGCAGACGACTCATCAGATGCTGATCGGGCTGGATCCGGATACAGCGATTCGTATTCCTTCCGGAATGCCTGAATCGTTCGTGACGATTGCCGAAGAGAAGCAACAGGTGCGGGATGCAAGCAACCGTGATACTTATAACCTCGACCTCTCCTCGCTCTTGGGAGAATCAGCGGTTTATCTGCGCTTTGATGATGCTTTCACCCAGGATGGTTGGGGACCCGCAGTACATGAAGTTACGGTCAAGGCTGACGACAAAGAGATAGCGAGATTCATTGCAGGAACCCCTGAAGAAGACTCTTATCTCTATGATCGGCAAAACTCGAAGTTCAGTGAAGGCCAAGGCGGTCACCGCTTTGCCGATAACGGCAGTTATTTTGTGTATGAATTCACTCCGCCTGCGGGAACTCAGAAACTGACCGCTGAAGTCGATATGTGGAACCAGTACAAGGTTTCGGCAGGGAATATCCGTCCTCCCTCTGCCGAGCAGCAGGAACCCTATGGCTATTTAAGAGATTACGCCGTCGCCAATAAAGCGATGGTATTCTGGCTCGATTCCAATGTACCTGAGCAAAAGGCGCTCTTCGAGAAAATTATGTCCGATGTGAAGCCGGGCACCCCTTATCTCGGCTGGTTCAGCAATGATGTGGAAGGTGAGTTCAGCTCGGTCGAGATTGCCTCCCGTTACGGCGTCTATGTGCTTGCAGCCGATTGGTTCAGCAATCTGACGGTCTTCTCGGGAACCAAGCCGGATTTCAAGCTGGCGAAAACGCCTCCTCGGCCGGCGCTTGAGAACAAAATTTACGTAACATACACCTTTACGGAAGGCGACAACTTTCAATATAACCAGCATCGCATGCGCGTCATGTGGGATGACCCGGCCAGAGGCAAGGTTCCGATAAACTGGACTTCAAGCCCACTGCTCTATGAAGGTGCCCCTGCCATATTGAATTACTATCAAAACACGGCAACGGAGAATGATTTGCTTATTGCCGGGCCTTCCGGTGCCGGTTACTTCTATCCGAGTCCATGGCCTGATGCAAGCTTCCGGGCGTTTTTGCAGCAAACCGAAAGGTATATGAGAAAGACAGGAATGACAATCCCTTATGTACTGAACCGAGTTGATAGCGAGAATGTGCCGTTGTCACCGGATAAAGCAAAAGCTTATGAGGAGGAATATAACGTACCTGGGTTATTTATTAGTTATGAAGACAAATACGGAATTGAAATTATCGGCGACAGCCTGCCCGTGTCTACGATCCGCGGGATCAGCACCGTTCAAGACGGATTGCAGGTGCTCAATGAAGCCAAAGCGAATTGGGATGGTAAGTCACCGTTGTTCGTCTCGCTCGGTATGTTAGCATGGAGTATGACTCCATCCGATGCGCTGGCCCTGACCGAACAGCTCGGGGCAGATTTCAAAGTCGTTCGCGCCGATCATTATTTCTCCTTGATCCGTGAAAGCTACAACTTGCCAAACAAGAAATGA
- a CDS encoding ABC transporter permease subunit, with amino-acid sequence MSKSRLTNNRFMKRIWQHKLFYLFMLPGIVWFFLFSYVPLYGIQVAFRDYTFVGGFTGSPWAGFKYFEQFFNYYQSGDIIRNTVIISLMKLLIGFPMPIVLALLLNEVRKMKFKKTIQTLSYLPYFVSWIVVVTLMQRLLTPYGGPVNDLLGSFGAESIQFLNNPTWFYQMIVGSDIWKNIGWNSIIFMAAIAGIDQQLYEAAKIDGAGRFKQMWHVTLPGIRNVAIILFILAVGNLMSAGYEQLLLLNGPATASMGSVLDVHAINSGIREGRLSYAAAVGLFQSIIGLILVLTVNRIARKVSDVSLF; translated from the coding sequence GTGAGCAAGTCACGATTAACAAACAACCGATTCATGAAACGAATCTGGCAGCACAAGCTCTTTTACTTGTTCATGCTGCCAGGCATCGTCTGGTTTTTTCTGTTCTCTTACGTGCCCTTATACGGAATTCAAGTTGCTTTCAGGGACTATACCTTCGTTGGCGGATTTACCGGGAGTCCCTGGGCAGGATTTAAGTATTTTGAACAATTCTTCAATTACTATCAATCTGGTGACATCATTCGCAACACAGTCATCATCAGTCTCATGAAGCTGCTGATTGGATTTCCGATGCCGATCGTTCTTGCGCTCCTGTTAAATGAAGTGCGGAAGATGAAATTCAAGAAGACGATTCAGACTCTTTCTTATTTACCTTATTTCGTATCCTGGATTGTGGTTGTCACGCTCATGCAGCGTTTACTGACTCCATATGGCGGTCCGGTCAATGACTTGCTGGGGTCATTTGGAGCTGAATCGATTCAGTTCCTGAACAACCCTACCTGGTTCTATCAGATGATTGTCGGGTCTGACATCTGGAAGAATATCGGCTGGAATTCGATTATCTTCATGGCCGCCATTGCGGGTATTGATCAGCAGCTTTACGAAGCTGCCAAGATAGATGGCGCAGGACGTTTCAAGCAGATGTGGCATGTGACACTTCCAGGTATCCGCAATGTCGCCATCATCTTATTTATTCTCGCCGTAGGGAATCTGATGAGCGCCGGGTATGAACAGCTGCTTCTCCTGAATGGACCTGCAACTGCCAGCATGGGCAGCGTACTGGACGTGCATGCCATCAATTCAGGTATCCGGGAAGGTCGTCTTAGTTACGCCGCTGCGGTCGGGCTATTCCAAAGCATCATCGGGCTCATCCTGGTTCTGACCGTTAATCGCATCGCCCGCAAAGTCAGTGATGTATCCCTGTTCTAA